From Elaeis guineensis isolate ETL-2024a chromosome 16, EG11, whole genome shotgun sequence, a single genomic window includes:
- the LOC105059313 gene encoding bifunctional UDP-glucose 4-epimerase and UDP-xylose 4-epimerase 1 isoform X2 → MAPLSDSSSSEQQQSILVTGGAGFIGTHTVLQLLRGGFRVTIIDNLSNSVPEAVDRVRDLAGPALSRNLQFYLGDLRNKEDLEKVFSETRYDAVIHFAGLKAVGESVAKPLLYYNNNLIGTINLYEFMGKYGCKKMVFSSSATVYGQPEKIPCVEDFELRAMNPYGRTKLFLEEIARDIQKADPEWRIIHLRYFNPVGAHETGHIGEDPKGIPNNLMPYIQQVAVGRLPELNVYGYDYPTKDGTAIRDYIHVMDLADGHIAALRKLFATEDIGCVAYNLGTGHGTSVLEMVAAFEKESGKKIPIKLCPRRPGDATAVYASTEKAEKELGWRAQYDIEDMCSDQWNWASNNPYGYQPQP, encoded by the exons ATGGCGCCGTTGTCGGATTCATCGTCGTCGGAGCAGCAGCAGAGCATTTTGGTGACGGGTGGCGCGGGGTTCATCGGGACGCACACGGTGCTGCAGCTCCTCAGGGGGGGCTTCCGTGTCACCATCATCGACAACCTCAGCAACTCCGTCCCGGAGGCCGTCGACCGCGTCCGCGATCTCGCTGGCCCCGCCCTCTCCCGCAATCTCCAATTCTACCTC GGCGATCTTCGGAACAAGGAGGACTTGGAGAAGGTCTTCTCCGAAACCAG ATATGATGCTGTCATCCATTTTGCTGGACTGAAGGCTGTTGGCGAGAGTGTGGCAAAGCCTTTGCTTTATTACAATAACAATTTGATTGGCACAATAAACTTGTATGAGTTTATGGGAAAATATGGTTGTAAAAAG ATGGTCTTTTCATCATCTGCTACAGTTTATGGTCAGCCTGAAAAGATTCCATGTGTTGAAGATTTTGAGCTCAGAGCAATGAATCCATATGGTAGGACGAAG CTTTTTCTTGAAGAGATAGCTCGTGATATTCAAAAGGCTGATCCAGAATGGAGAATTATACATTTAAGATACTTCAACCCTGTTGGAGCTCATGAGACTGGTCATATTGGTGAAGATCCTAAAGGTATTCCAAATAATTTGATGCCTTACATCCAGCAAGTTGCTGTTGGCAGGCTGCCTGAGCTAAATGTATATGGATATGATTATCCAACAAAGGATGGTACTGCG ATACGAGACTACATTCATGTCATGGACTTAGCTGATGGCCATATAGCAGCTCTTAGAAAGCTTTTTGCTACGGAAGATAttg GTTGTGTTGCTTACAACTTGGGGACTGGCCATGGAACATCTGTACTTGAAATGGTTGCAGCATTTGAGAAGGAATCTGGCAAG AAAATACCCATCAAGTTATGCCCAAGGAGACCAGGTGACGCTACTGCTGTCTATGCATCGACAGAAAAAGCTGAAAAGGAACTAGGTTGGAG AGCACAATATGACATAGAAGATATGTGCAGCGACCAATGGAACTGGGCAAGCAACAATCCATATGGTTACCAGCCCCAACCTTGA
- the LOC105059313 gene encoding bifunctional UDP-glucose 4-epimerase and UDP-xylose 4-epimerase 1 isoform X1, with product MAPLSDSSSSEQQQSILVTGGAGFIGTHTVLQLLRGGFRVTIIDNLSNSVPEAVDRVRDLAGPALSRNLQFYLGDLRNKEDLEKVFSETRYDAVIHFAGLKAVGESVAKPLLYYNNNLIGTINLYEFMGKYGCKKMVFSSSATVYGQPEKIPCVEDFELRAMNPYGRTKLFLEEIARDIQKADPEWRIIHLRYFNPVGAHETGHIGEDPKGIPNNLMPYIQQVAVGRLPELNVYGYDYPTKDGTARNRARTGEENPSFGDLRCKLENFVDEIRDYIHVMDLADGHIAALRKLFATEDIGCVAYNLGTGHGTSVLEMVAAFEKESGKKIPIKLCPRRPGDATAVYASTEKAEKELGWRAQYDIEDMCSDQWNWASNNPYGYQPQP from the exons ATGGCGCCGTTGTCGGATTCATCGTCGTCGGAGCAGCAGCAGAGCATTTTGGTGACGGGTGGCGCGGGGTTCATCGGGACGCACACGGTGCTGCAGCTCCTCAGGGGGGGCTTCCGTGTCACCATCATCGACAACCTCAGCAACTCCGTCCCGGAGGCCGTCGACCGCGTCCGCGATCTCGCTGGCCCCGCCCTCTCCCGCAATCTCCAATTCTACCTC GGCGATCTTCGGAACAAGGAGGACTTGGAGAAGGTCTTCTCCGAAACCAG ATATGATGCTGTCATCCATTTTGCTGGACTGAAGGCTGTTGGCGAGAGTGTGGCAAAGCCTTTGCTTTATTACAATAACAATTTGATTGGCACAATAAACTTGTATGAGTTTATGGGAAAATATGGTTGTAAAAAG ATGGTCTTTTCATCATCTGCTACAGTTTATGGTCAGCCTGAAAAGATTCCATGTGTTGAAGATTTTGAGCTCAGAGCAATGAATCCATATGGTAGGACGAAG CTTTTTCTTGAAGAGATAGCTCGTGATATTCAAAAGGCTGATCCAGAATGGAGAATTATACATTTAAGATACTTCAACCCTGTTGGAGCTCATGAGACTGGTCATATTGGTGAAGATCCTAAAGGTATTCCAAATAATTTGATGCCTTACATCCAGCAAGTTGCTGTTGGCAGGCTGCCTGAGCTAAATGTATATGGATATGATTATCCAACAAAGGATGGTACTGCG agAAATAGAGCTAGAACCGGTGAAGAAAATCCAAGCTTTGGAGATCTGcgatgcaagcttgaaaattttgtagatgaa ATACGAGACTACATTCATGTCATGGACTTAGCTGATGGCCATATAGCAGCTCTTAGAAAGCTTTTTGCTACGGAAGATAttg GTTGTGTTGCTTACAACTTGGGGACTGGCCATGGAACATCTGTACTTGAAATGGTTGCAGCATTTGAGAAGGAATCTGGCAAG AAAATACCCATCAAGTTATGCCCAAGGAGACCAGGTGACGCTACTGCTGTCTATGCATCGACAGAAAAAGCTGAAAAGGAACTAGGTTGGAG AGCACAATATGACATAGAAGATATGTGCAGCGACCAATGGAACTGGGCAAGCAACAATCCATATGGTTACCAGCCCCAACCTTGA
- the LOC105059314 gene encoding heat stress transcription factor B-2b — protein sequence MAPPMAPAREQAGESPPAQQPPPEGGQRSLPTPFLTKTYQLVDDSSVDDIISWNDDGSAFIVWRPAEFARDLLPKYFKHNNFSSFVRQLNTYGFRKIVSDRWEFANDCFRRGEKRLLCDIHRRKIIPQAAPAPAPTPVPAVTPITLAAPENWAGSPTNSGEEQVLSSNSSPGALPAPATVAGGAVELRDENERLRKENSRLSRELSQMKNLCNNIVLLMSKYASSQQQGGGGVEGGEQAAPEVAPPLLELIPARRAEEEEEEEEGRVKAEEVTSPPSPAGPCARLFGVSIGVKRLRGEDGGEDPPDRASAPEVKPEPLDPGSGPDRESWILRCPRPSQRACNGSDRVAGGERERGHVS from the exons ATGGCACCTCCGATGGCTCCGGCGAGGGAGCAGGCCGGCGAGTCGCCGCCGGCGCAGcagccgccgccggaggggggcCAGCGGTCGCTCCCCACGCCGTTCCTCACCAAGACCTACCAACTCGTCGACGACTCCTCCGTCGACGACATCATCTCCTGGAACGACGACGGATCCGCCTTCATCGTCTGGCGCCCCGCCGAGTTCGCCCGCGATCTCCTCCCCAAATACTTCAAGCACAACAACTTCTCCAGCTTCGTCCGCCAGCTCAACACCTAC ggaTTTCGTAAGATCGTGTCGGATCGGTGGGAGTTCGCCAACGACTGCTTCCGGCGAGGCGAGAAGCGGCTCCTCTGCGACATCCACCGGCGCAAGATCATACCCCAGGCGGCACCCGCGCCGGCGCCGACCCCGGTGCCGGCCGTCACGCCGATCACTCTGGCCGCGCCGGAGAACTGGGCCGGATCGCCAACGAACTCCGGAGAGGAGCAGGTACTATCCTCGAACTCATCCCCGGGGGCGCTGCCGGCACCGGCTACGGTTGCCGGCGGCGCGGTGGAGCTGAGGGACGAGAACGAGAGACTAAGAAAGGAGAACTCGCGGCTCTCCCGCGAGCTCTCGCAGATGAAGAACCTCTGCAATAATATTGTCCTTCTCATGTCGAAGTACGCCTCCAGCCAGCAGCAGGGCGGAGGCGGAGTAGAGGGCGGAGAGCAGGCGGCGCCGGAGGTGGCGCCGCCGTTGCTGGAGCTGATTCCAGCGAGgcgggcggaggaggaggaggaggaggaggaggggcgggTGAAGGCGGAGGAGGTGACGAGCCCGCCGTCGCCGGCGGGCCCGTGCGCGAGGCTCTTCGGGGTCTCGATCGGAGTGAAGCGGCTCCGTGGGGAGGACGGCGGCGAGGATCCGCCGGATCGGGCGTCGGCTCCGGAGGTGAAACCGGAGCCGTTAGATCCGGGATCGGGTCCGGATCGCGAGTCGTGGATCCTCCGTTGCCCGCGACCGAGTCAGCGGGCGTGTAATGGATCGGATCGGGTTGCCGGAGGAGAACGGGAGAGAGGTCACGTGAGCTAG